In one window of Amblyomma americanum isolate KBUSLIRL-KWMA chromosome 9, ASM5285725v1, whole genome shotgun sequence DNA:
- the LOC144104223 gene encoding uncharacterized protein LOC144104223 codes for MTSSSSRRLVVVAGVTLWLACIAVNALPNETGSKPGVTASESVAAPVIGGIPPASRRAPRLDERKFKYDADPKKELTQFMNTKNLVKTLVKLVFGSDEESAATSRQILNLLVTVLDMLKTTFGNRARSSTARGFRGALDDAALAGTAMLKGFVKSVMTKDDNCMQRYLCEASRDAVKEAHEVGYLVAQFGGYAASYALQAQKASPMQRTYNATRSGRSGEDCFNLYSACNETD; via the exons ATGACGTCCTCTTCTAGCAGACGCCTCGTGGTGGTGGCCGGAGTGACGCTGTGGTTAGCCTGCATTGCGGTGAACGCACTGCCCAACGAGACGGGCTCCAAGCCGGGAGTCACGGCCAGCGAGTCCGTGGCGGCACCGGTGATCGGCGGCATTCCGCCCGCGTCTCGGAGGGCGCCCCGGCTGGACGAGCGCAAGTTCAAGTACGACGCGGACCCCAAGAAGGAGCTCACGCAGTTCATGAACACCAAGAACCTGGTCAAGACGCTCGTCAAGCTCGTCTTCGGCAGCGACGAAGAGAGCGCAGCCACGTCCAGGCAA ATCTTGAACCTGCTGGTCACGGTACTGGACATGCTCAAGACGACGTTCGGCAACCGCGCGCGCTCTTCAACGGCGCGGGGCTTCCGCGGCGCCCTGGACGACGCGGCCCTGGCCGGAACCGCCATGCTCAAGGGATTCGTCAAGTCGGTCATGACCAAGGACGACAACTGCATGCAGCGATATCTGTGCGAGGCCAGCCGAGATGCCGTGAAAGAAGCACATGAGGTCGGGTACCTCGTTGCACAGTTTGGAGG GTACGCCGCCAGTTACGCCCTGCAGGCCCAAAAGGCGTCGCCCATGCAACGCACGTACAACGCGACCCGGAGCGGTCGCAGCGGCGAGGACTGCTTCAACCTCTACAGCGCGTGCAACGAGACCGACTGA